The following are encoded in a window of Flavobacteriales bacterium genomic DNA:
- a CDS encoding DegT/DnrJ/EryC1/StrS family aminotransferase produces the protein MPGTELFGEEEKKEVMDVLNTGVLFRYNHDAQRKGHWKAKDFEAEIARFTGAKYALAVSSGSTAVSSMLAACGVGYGDHVIVPPFTFVATIEAVLFAGAIPVFAEIDETLCLSAEGIRAAITPKTKAVLLVHMCGASADLDGILAVCNEKNVMLIEDTAQALGATYKGKHLGLFGKMGSFSFDFFKINTCGEGGVIITNDEHLIKTAEYLSDHGHNHEGDNRGMEQHPIMGTNFRIGEINAAIGLAQARKLPYILSQQRKHKAIIQERLSKIPGLQFRRHTDDAGDSATFFHLLLPNEQVARATVKLFSQAGIPHGYWYDNMYHYIKQWDHVKDLRMPFRMVAHELGLPQDLHTLKFPQSDAVMSRLISFNIRVTWTVEELDALLGKMEGAIVKAMEGVSV, from the coding sequence ATGCCCGGCACAGAACTTTTCGGCGAAGAGGAGAAGAAGGAAGTGATGGACGTCCTCAACACGGGCGTGCTCTTCCGCTACAATCATGATGCCCAGCGCAAGGGCCATTGGAAGGCGAAGGACTTCGAGGCGGAGATCGCCAGGTTCACCGGAGCGAAATATGCCTTGGCGGTGAGCAGCGGCAGCACGGCGGTGAGCAGCATGCTTGCGGCTTGCGGCGTCGGGTATGGCGATCACGTCATCGTGCCGCCATTCACCTTCGTGGCAACCATCGAGGCCGTGCTCTTTGCCGGAGCCATTCCCGTGTTCGCGGAGATCGATGAGACGCTCTGCCTGAGCGCCGAAGGCATCCGCGCGGCGATCACACCGAAGACGAAAGCCGTTCTGCTCGTTCACATGTGTGGGGCCTCGGCCGATCTCGATGGCATCCTTGCCGTTTGCAATGAGAAGAACGTCATGCTCATTGAGGATACCGCCCAAGCGCTCGGCGCCACCTATAAGGGCAAGCACCTCGGCCTCTTTGGCAAAATGGGCAGCTTCAGCTTCGATTTCTTCAAGATCAACACCTGCGGCGAGGGCGGCGTCATCATCACCAACGACGAGCATCTGATCAAGACCGCCGAGTACCTCAGCGATCACGGCCACAACCACGAGGGCGACAACCGCGGCATGGAGCAACACCCGATCATGGGCACCAACTTCCGCATCGGCGAGATCAACGCCGCCATTGGCCTGGCACAGGCGCGCAAGCTGCCCTACATCCTGAGCCAACAGCGCAAGCACAAAGCCATCATCCAGGAGCGCCTCAGCAAGATCCCCGGCCTGCAGTTCCGTCGCCACACCGACGATGCCGGCGACAGCGCCACCTTCTTCCACCTGCTGCTGCCCAATGAACAGGTCGCCCGCGCCACCGTCAAGCTGTTCTCCCAGGCCGGCATCCCGCATGGCTACTGGTACGACAACATGTACCACTACATCAAGCAGTGGGACCATGTGAAGGACCTCCGCATGCCCTTCCGGATGGTGGCCCACGAACTTGGCCTGCCACAGGACCTGCACACCCTGAAGTTTCCCCAAAGTGATGCGGTCATGAGCCGACTCATCAGCTTCAACATCCGCGTGACGTGGACCGTGGAGGAGTTGGATGCGCTGCTGGGGAAGATGGAGGGAGCCATCGTGAAGGCGATGGAGGGGGTGAGCGTGTAG
- a CDS encoding transposase: MSTYFKLHYHLVFGTKHRVACLDKAWRPRLWEYMGGTIRGIGGVPHGVGGWVDHVHILFDLKPTMQIPDVVRELKKASTDWIRQA; the protein is encoded by the coding sequence ATGTCCACCTATTTCAAGCTCCACTACCACCTGGTTTTCGGCACCAAGCATCGTGTGGCATGCCTGGACAAGGCTTGGCGCCCAAGGCTATGGGAATACATGGGCGGAACGATCCGCGGCATCGGCGGGGTACCGCACGGCGTGGGCGGCTGGGTGGACCATGTGCACATCCTCTTCGACCTGAAGCCCACGATGCAGATACCGGATGTAGTGCGCGAACTGAAGAAGGCATCCACCGACTGGATCCGTCAGGCGTAA
- a CDS encoding T9SS type A sorting domain-containing protein, translating to MRSIHFFLLVAISLSSHAQLWERADQRSEVIQLTKVLPMGGGRWAVIGYAEWGSPMISVRNADGSIAWEQVDNISTGQGFGDVVFMPDSGLLHVGAVDGCDYMGPESRVRRYSPDGSVLWERTIEPLFTYPPTMAAQGSIGQVAVASSDSVYIMDLDGNSTGGFQVTTPDILRIAWAGDSALFMIRTTDLMLVDLEGNVLASTSIGPMVADLHWNGQELFMLSNDSVRRFSSDLVPIGIAALPDLDQNSTFTASENGLFVTTAACLYQLAANGTPTLLFPWPALPNHGTTACAIRNGTVLSIGHTNISGRSTGIIRTLSMIGDAPQYDQDVEVLLQVDSTWTEFVGGIYPWNRHAYVTGFVVNHGPDTLHSVVLSMWVQVPYLFCGPHTNRIDTSGFALTPGDTLSLPFGGVQVQLGLQQSQAEGAGEICIVALAPDLLADRAPEDNTACASVDYVLGVEEPKRKASLSLAPNPATSTCMLSGLGALDAPLRLTIMDPTGRMVAEHSSEAASDNIQLDISGLPPATYIFIAAGVRNRAVLKLVVARN from the coding sequence ATGCGATCCATCCACTTCTTCCTTCTTGTTGCCATTTCGCTCAGTTCCCATGCCCAATTATGGGAACGGGCCGACCAACGCAGCGAAGTCATCCAATTGACCAAGGTGCTTCCGATGGGAGGCGGTCGTTGGGCGGTGATCGGTTACGCCGAATGGGGAAGCCCCATGATCAGTGTGCGCAATGCGGATGGATCCATTGCGTGGGAACAGGTGGACAATATCAGTACAGGCCAAGGCTTTGGCGACGTGGTCTTTATGCCTGACAGCGGTTTGCTGCATGTCGGCGCCGTGGATGGGTGTGACTACATGGGACCGGAAAGCCGTGTGCGCCGCTATTCCCCGGATGGTTCCGTGCTCTGGGAAAGGACCATCGAACCATTATTCACGTATCCACCGACCATGGCTGCCCAAGGCTCCATCGGTCAGGTGGCTGTTGCATCCTCCGATTCGGTGTACATCATGGACCTGGATGGGAATAGCACCGGTGGATTTCAGGTTACGACCCCTGACATTCTCAGAATAGCATGGGCCGGTGATAGCGCCCTGTTTATGATCCGCACCACTGACCTCATGCTGGTGGACTTGGAAGGGAACGTACTCGCATCGACTTCAATAGGGCCCATGGTGGCGGATCTTCATTGGAACGGCCAGGAATTGTTCATGCTGTCGAACGATAGCGTGCGCCGATTCAGCTCGGATCTCGTCCCGATCGGTATCGCAGCGTTGCCGGACCTTGATCAGAATAGCACCTTCACTGCTTCGGAAAATGGACTCTTTGTAACGACGGCTGCGTGCCTGTATCAACTGGCAGCGAATGGCACGCCCACATTGCTCTTTCCCTGGCCTGCACTTCCCAACCATGGCACCACAGCTTGTGCGATCCGTAACGGAACGGTGCTTTCGATCGGCCACACGAACATCAGTGGGCGAAGCACCGGGATCATCCGCACGCTTTCCATGATCGGGGATGCGCCCCAATACGATCAGGATGTGGAGGTCCTTCTGCAGGTTGATTCCACATGGACGGAGTTCGTAGGGGGCATTTATCCGTGGAACAGGCACGCATATGTCACCGGCTTCGTGGTGAACCACGGCCCGGATACCCTGCACAGTGTGGTGCTGAGCATGTGGGTCCAGGTGCCCTACCTGTTCTGCGGTCCACACACGAACCGGATCGATACCTCCGGCTTTGCGCTGACCCCGGGGGATACGCTGAGCCTTCCCTTCGGTGGGGTCCAAGTCCAATTGGGTCTGCAACAAAGCCAGGCCGAGGGAGCGGGGGAGATCTGCATCGTGGCCCTGGCCCCCGACCTTCTTGCCGACCGTGCACCGGAGGACAATACCGCATGTGCTTCGGTGGACTATGTGCTTGGCGTGGAGGAACCAAAGCGCAAGGCCTCCCTTTCACTTGCACCCAACCCGGCGACCAGCACATGTATGTTGTCCGGTTTGGGCGCCTTGGATGCTCCCCTTCGCCTGACCATCATGGACCCCACCGGGCGTATGGTCGCTGAGCATTCCAGTGAGGCTGCTTCCGACAACATCCAGTTGGACATCAGCGGACTTCCTCCTGCTACATACATCTTCATCGCTGCAGGGGTGCGTAACAGGGCGGTGTTGAAGCTCGTGGTCGCTCGTAATTAG
- a CDS encoding iron-containing alcohol dehydrogenase → MQLFRNFKSVTKTCYGRGSFGKLGEILEPHRNTGKGFMVFLVDLYFQGNEAFLARIPKREGDEIIFCSTAKEPTTEQIDGLRDDILARRGLPAGLVGIGGGNVMDVAKALSLMFTNEGSSVQYQGLNLIKKPGIYHCGVPTISGTGAEVSMTAVLTGPVKKLGLKCDWTVFDQIVLDPDMIATVPNDQWFYTGMDTYIHSVEAITGTKKNTFAEAYSEKSLEMCREVYLRMDRSDPKSDEYLMVASYMGGLSLTYSEVGVCHALSYGLGKILEIHHCIANCIAFNQLEDVYGDYVQEFKGMVEHNKVHIPQGLAKDWSEETISAMAEVAYNLPHMWDHAFGPDWQQVLDRERIKGWYRRM, encoded by the coding sequence ATGCAATTGTTCCGCAACTTCAAGTCCGTCACCAAGACCTGCTACGGCCGCGGCAGCTTCGGCAAGCTGGGCGAGATCCTCGAACCGCACCGCAACACGGGCAAGGGTTTCATGGTCTTCCTGGTGGACCTCTACTTCCAGGGCAACGAGGCATTCCTGGCCCGCATCCCGAAGCGGGAAGGTGACGAGATCATCTTTTGCAGCACCGCCAAGGAACCCACCACCGAGCAGATCGACGGCCTGCGCGATGACATCCTCGCACGGCGTGGGCTACCCGCAGGTCTCGTCGGCATTGGCGGTGGCAACGTGATGGACGTGGCGAAGGCGCTCTCGCTGATGTTCACCAACGAGGGCAGCAGCGTGCAGTACCAGGGCCTCAACCTGATCAAGAAGCCCGGCATCTACCACTGCGGCGTGCCCACCATCAGCGGCACGGGCGCCGAGGTGAGCATGACCGCCGTGCTCACCGGACCCGTGAAGAAGCTGGGCCTGAAGTGCGACTGGACGGTCTTCGACCAGATCGTGCTGGACCCCGACATGATCGCCACCGTGCCCAATGACCAGTGGTTCTACACCGGCATGGACACCTATATCCACAGCGTGGAGGCCATCACCGGCACCAAGAAGAACACCTTCGCCGAGGCCTATAGCGAGAAGAGCCTTGAGATGTGCCGCGAGGTCTACCTCCGAATGGACCGCAGCGACCCCAAGAGCGACGAGTACCTGATGGTGGCCAGCTACATGGGCGGCCTCAGCCTCACGTACAGCGAAGTGGGCGTTTGCCACGCGCTCAGCTACGGGCTGGGCAAGATCCTGGAGATCCACCACTGCATCGCCAACTGCATCGCCTTCAATCAGCTGGAGGACGTCTATGGCGACTACGTGCAGGAGTTCAAGGGCATGGTGGAGCACAACAAGGTTCACATCCCCCAGGGCCTCGCGAAGGACTGGAGCGAGGAGACCATCAGTGCCATGGCCGAAGTGGCCTACAACCTGCCGCACATGTGGGACCACGCCTTCGGCCCGGACTGGCAGCAGGTACTGGACCGCGAGCGGATCAAGGGGTGGTACAGGAGGATGTGA
- a CDS encoding iron ABC transporter permease, whose product MHRGRLWPYLLLSLLGVLLFALHLMFGSVRIPLTEVWAALGGGTVDDGSRVIVRAMRFPGAVTAMLAGAGLAASGLLMQTLFRNPLAGPSVLGINSGASLGVALVMLAQPVWMRIAWAQDLAPWLGALSGAAVVLSLIVLADRRVGDGITLLIVGLMIGYLCSALISVLQVASPAAALKGFVIWGMGSFGGVDPGRLPWLAWPVMLGLVASLMLMKPLNALLLGEEQAATLGVRVPALRLGIIVVTGVLAGSITAFCGPIAFLGLATPHVARGLFRTNDHARLLPATILCGAVLALMADLVARLPGAAEALPLNAVTSLFGVPVVVWVLLRGRRWTSA is encoded by the coding sequence ATGCACCGCGGTCGCCTCTGGCCCTACCTGCTGTTGAGCCTCCTTGGCGTGCTGCTCTTCGCCCTGCACCTCATGTTCGGCTCCGTGCGGATCCCCTTGACAGAGGTGTGGGCGGCCCTTGGTGGCGGTACCGTGGACGATGGCTCCCGGGTCATCGTTCGGGCCATGCGCTTCCCGGGCGCCGTCACCGCGATGCTCGCCGGAGCCGGTCTTGCCGCGAGTGGCCTGCTGATGCAGACGCTCTTCCGCAATCCGCTGGCCGGGCCTTCGGTGCTGGGGATCAATTCCGGCGCGAGTCTCGGCGTGGCGCTGGTGATGCTCGCGCAGCCCGTCTGGATGCGCATCGCCTGGGCCCAGGACCTGGCCCCATGGCTGGGCGCCTTGTCCGGTGCGGCCGTGGTCTTGTCACTCATCGTGCTGGCCGATCGCCGCGTGGGCGACGGTATCACCTTGCTGATCGTAGGCCTGATGATCGGCTACCTCTGTTCGGCCTTGATCAGTGTGTTGCAGGTGGCGAGCCCGGCCGCGGCGTTGAAGGGATTCGTCATCTGGGGCATGGGTTCATTCGGTGGTGTGGATCCAGGGCGACTGCCGTGGCTGGCATGGCCGGTGATGCTGGGCCTCGTGGCGTCCTTGATGTTGATGAAGCCGCTGAACGCGCTTCTCCTGGGCGAGGAGCAGGCGGCCACCCTGGGCGTGCGGGTACCCGCCCTGCGCCTTGGGATCATCGTGGTCACCGGCGTGCTGGCCGGCAGCATCACGGCTTTCTGCGGGCCGATCGCCTTTCTTGGGCTGGCCACACCGCATGTGGCACGCGGGCTGTTTCGTACCAACGACCACGCCCGCCTGCTGCCGGCCACGATCCTCTGCGGTGCCGTGCTCGCCCTGATGGCCGATCTGGTGGCGCGCCTGCCGGGTGCTGCGGAAGCGCTTCCGCTGAACGCGGTCACCTCCTTGTTCGGTGTGCCTGTAGTGGTGTGGGTACTCCTGCGGGGAAGACGATGGACCAGCGCATGA
- a CDS encoding ABC transporter ATP-binding protein, whose amino-acid sequence MNNDLLHTEGLAVGHAGKPVLSGVDLRLGHGKLAALIGVNGSGKSTLLRTIAGIHPPIDGRLHVKGKDIQAMGARERARAVSLVFTGRTHLGLLDVRSVVALGRQPWTGHFGRLSAVDLDHVEEALRTTGLHGLADRDIATLSDGEHQRVMIARALAQDTRLMLLDEPTAFLDLVNRVRVMRLLRELAHAGDRSVLISTHDLRTALDMADVLLLAHQGVAWSGSPAEALEQGVLARAFQDEGMCFDPRTATLR is encoded by the coding sequence ATGAACAACGACCTGCTCCATACGGAAGGCTTGGCGGTGGGCCATGCTGGGAAGCCGGTGCTGTCCGGTGTGGACCTGCGCCTTGGGCACGGGAAACTGGCTGCGCTCATTGGTGTGAATGGCAGCGGCAAGTCCACCCTGTTGCGCACCATCGCGGGAATTCATCCGCCCATCGATGGCCGCCTGCACGTCAAGGGAAAGGACATACAAGCGATGGGCGCCCGGGAGCGTGCGCGTGCCGTTTCACTTGTCTTCACCGGCCGCACACATCTGGGCCTGCTGGATGTGCGCTCCGTGGTGGCCTTGGGCCGTCAACCCTGGACAGGTCACTTCGGTCGGCTTTCCGCGGTGGACCTCGACCATGTGGAGGAAGCCTTGCGCACCACCGGACTGCATGGACTCGCCGACCGCGACATCGCGACCTTGAGCGATGGGGAGCACCAGCGCGTGATGATCGCCCGGGCGCTGGCGCAGGACACGCGACTGATGCTGCTGGACGAGCCTACGGCCTTCCTCGATCTGGTGAACCGTGTGCGGGTGATGCGTTTGCTGCGCGAACTGGCCCACGCCGGCGATCGGTCCGTGTTGATCTCCACGCACGACCTGCGCACCGCGTTGGACATGGCCGATGTGCTTCTGCTTGCGCATCAGGGCGTCGCATGGAGTGGCAGCCCCGCCGAAGCCTTGGAGCAAGGTGTCCTCGCGCGGGCCTTCCAGGATGAAGGCATGTGCTTCGACCCTCGTACGGCGACCCTGCGTTGA
- the mscL gene encoding large-conductance mechanosensitive channel protein MscL, which produces MGMLKEFKEFAMKGNVVDMAVGIIIGGAFGKIVSSLVSDVIMPPIGVLLGGVDFSELQLVVKEAEGEAAAVAIKYGSFIMTVLDFVIIAFAIFMVIKGLNRFKKKEAAAPPPAPPEPSSTDKLLMEIRDALKK; this is translated from the coding sequence ATGGGCATGTTGAAAGAGTTCAAGGAGTTCGCGATGAAAGGCAACGTCGTGGACATGGCCGTCGGTATCATCATCGGCGGTGCTTTCGGCAAGATCGTTTCCTCCTTGGTCAGTGATGTCATCATGCCCCCCATCGGCGTGCTCCTGGGCGGTGTTGATTTTTCAGAGCTGCAGTTGGTGGTGAAAGAAGCCGAGGGCGAGGCAGCCGCCGTGGCGATCAAGTACGGTTCGTTCATCATGACGGTGCTCGACTTCGTGATCATCGCCTTCGCCATTTTCATGGTCATCAAAGGCCTCAACCGCTTCAAGAAGAAGGAGGCCGCCGCTCCTCCCCCGGCACCGCCGGAACCCAGCAGCACAGACAAGCTCCTGATGGAGATCCGCGATGCATTGAAGAAGTGA
- a CDS encoding DUF349 domain-containing protein, with the protein MANKSELIERLQKLVEEEDVEQAAEAVEAVKEAFEALVAADHDHAPAEAEAALVEEAAQATPAVNGSEGQLHIESAPLHDEEDKRFKQLLDAFNTRVNDIRRQKAREEAANLAAKREIMDELRSLIAGEENIGNAFKRFSELQEKWKSIGPVPQQAYRELQSDYSHLRDDFYYHIRIYQELRDHDLRKNTGLKQALISDMQALAEKDGVKELETLVKEYQEKWHQIGPVLREEWEIVRDGFWNATRAVYDKIHEHYKARRAEHEANLAAKQSLVDKVIAIGTAAREEGQKDWKALTEQVLELQNAWKQVGFATKKENERVWKEFRAACNAYFDAKKDHFNAMKEKFREAREMKMALVEEAQALKDSTEWRQAADKFKALQQRWKEAGSAGPRDENKLWNRFREACDHFFKARKAVYAQLDAEQAENVKGKEALLAELEGFQLTGDRNADIETLKTFSQRWMSSGRVSPKLYDSFSERYRAALDKHYGALRMEGEARVRQRSRDHIESLKAAPDGRDRIERESRFVKRKIEELENEMRQMDRNMGMFNFKTASGEAMKKDMEKKIEKLARDVDRLKEQHRELLKELR; encoded by the coding sequence ATGGCGAACAAGTCGGAGTTGATCGAGCGGCTCCAGAAGCTGGTCGAGGAGGAGGATGTGGAGCAGGCCGCAGAGGCGGTGGAAGCGGTGAAGGAGGCCTTCGAGGCCCTGGTGGCCGCCGACCATGACCATGCTCCCGCCGAAGCGGAAGCCGCCCTGGTGGAGGAGGCCGCGCAGGCCACCCCGGCGGTGAACGGCAGTGAGGGCCAGCTGCACATCGAATCCGCTCCACTGCACGATGAGGAGGACAAGCGCTTCAAGCAACTCCTCGACGCGTTCAACACCCGCGTCAACGACATCCGCCGGCAGAAGGCCCGCGAAGAAGCCGCCAACCTGGCCGCCAAGCGCGAGATCATGGACGAACTCCGCTCTCTGATCGCCGGGGAGGAGAACATCGGCAACGCATTCAAGCGCTTCAGCGAACTGCAGGAGAAGTGGAAGTCCATCGGCCCCGTGCCGCAACAAGCCTACCGCGAACTGCAGAGCGACTACTCGCATCTGCGCGACGACTTCTATTACCACATCCGCATCTACCAGGAATTGCGCGACCACGACCTGCGCAAGAACACCGGACTGAAGCAGGCCCTGATCAGCGACATGCAGGCCCTGGCGGAAAAGGACGGGGTGAAGGAGCTGGAGACGCTGGTGAAGGAATACCAGGAGAAGTGGCACCAGATCGGTCCGGTGCTGCGCGAGGAGTGGGAGATCGTGCGCGATGGTTTCTGGAACGCCACCCGCGCGGTGTACGACAAGATCCATGAACACTACAAGGCCCGCCGCGCGGAGCACGAGGCCAACCTGGCTGCCAAGCAGAGCCTCGTGGACAAGGTGATCGCCATCGGCACCGCCGCGCGGGAGGAGGGTCAGAAGGACTGGAAGGCCCTCACCGAGCAGGTGCTGGAACTGCAGAACGCCTGGAAGCAGGTGGGCTTCGCCACCAAGAAGGAGAACGAACGCGTTTGGAAGGAATTCCGCGCGGCATGCAACGCCTATTTCGACGCGAAGAAGGACCACTTCAACGCGATGAAGGAGAAGTTCCGCGAGGCGCGCGAAATGAAGATGGCCCTGGTGGAAGAGGCGCAGGCCCTGAAGGACAGCACCGAGTGGCGGCAGGCTGCCGACAAGTTCAAGGCCCTGCAACAGCGGTGGAAGGAGGCCGGCAGCGCGGGTCCGCGTGATGAGAACAAACTGTGGAACCGCTTCCGTGAAGCCTGCGACCATTTTTTCAAGGCGCGCAAGGCCGTCTACGCCCAACTGGACGCCGAACAGGCCGAGAACGTCAAGGGCAAGGAGGCGCTGCTCGCCGAACTGGAAGGCTTCCAACTCACCGGCGACCGCAACGCCGACATCGAGACGCTGAAGACCTTCTCCCAGCGGTGGATGAGCTCCGGCCGCGTATCGCCCAAACTGTACGACAGCTTCAGTGAGCGCTACCGTGCGGCGCTGGACAAGCATTACGGGGCGCTGCGCATGGAGGGCGAGGCGCGTGTGCGCCAGCGGTCACGCGACCACATCGAAAGCCTGAAGGCGGCGCCCGACGGACGCGACCGCATCGAGCGTGAGAGCCGCTTCGTGAAGCGCAAGATCGAGGAGTTGGAGAATGAGATGCGCCAGATGGATCGCAACATGGGCATGTTCAACTTCAAGACCGCCAGTGGGGAGGCCATGAAGAAGGACATGGAGAAGAAGATCGAGAAGCTGGCGCGCGACGTGGACCGGCTGAAGGAACAGCACCGCGAGCTGCTCAAGGAACTGCGCTGA
- a CDS encoding serine/threonine-protein phosphatase codes for MEHPGTTALANAKPRTTRKVLLAVHAVLLMLSITVIALAHLSDRREQRQEALKNLGTATASLAAQLDARHVDLLLEKYREPGLIIKNTQDARYYVLHDHLRRTADRLGLQSPLRIVTLDAQGAPVELVTSETTPAYQMPVPEAANVLRSKEGRISAGDVLLASDALRDADGRTVAHVVALHPAAEADARALAALWRNLFIAVLLLAVSAVVLYRSVGRWLKRDEDEMGSLQARHAGMTDSMAYAGKIQRALVPRPEAYDAFFDDHFVIDRPKDLVSGDFHWVHRVDEDRCFVAAADCTGHGLPGAMLATICCSLLNEIVPRHHDKDPAELLNILNTRLVTTLHQQGRKQGSGDGMDIALCRVDRRTREILFAGAFRPLYWSHGGQVTVINGDRKPIGGAHHDLDRRFTVHRIAYSSGDRIYLFSDGYVDQFGGPNGKRFMSERLKTLLDEHHHLPLDEQARVLDQAFDTWRGRTEQVDDVCMLGLAV; via the coding sequence TTGGAACATCCGGGCACTACGGCATTGGCGAACGCGAAACCCCGCACCACACGCAAGGTCCTGCTGGCCGTGCACGCCGTGTTGCTGATGTTGAGCATCACGGTGATCGCCCTTGCGCATCTGTCCGATCGCCGCGAACAACGGCAGGAAGCCCTCAAGAACCTGGGCACGGCCACCGCTTCGTTGGCGGCACAATTGGACGCCCGCCACGTGGACCTGCTGCTGGAGAAATACCGGGAACCGGGCCTGATCATCAAGAACACGCAGGACGCGCGCTATTACGTGCTGCACGACCACCTGCGCCGCACGGCGGACCGCCTGGGTCTGCAAAGCCCGCTGCGCATCGTGACCTTGGACGCCCAGGGTGCTCCGGTGGAACTCGTGACCTCGGAGACCACGCCCGCCTACCAGATGCCGGTTCCGGAAGCGGCGAATGTGCTGCGCTCCAAGGAGGGCAGGATCTCCGCCGGCGACGTGCTGTTGGCGAGCGATGCCCTGCGTGATGCCGATGGGCGCACCGTGGCGCACGTGGTGGCCCTCCACCCCGCTGCCGAAGCCGATGCCCGCGCCCTGGCCGCCCTCTGGCGCAATTTGTTCATCGCCGTGCTGCTGCTGGCCGTCTCGGCCGTGGTGCTCTACCGCTCCGTGGGCCGCTGGCTGAAACGCGACGAGGATGAGATGGGCAGCCTGCAGGCCCGCCACGCCGGCATGACCGACAGCATGGCCTACGCCGGCAAGATCCAACGTGCGCTGGTACCACGGCCCGAAGCCTATGATGCCTTCTTCGACGACCATTTCGTCATCGACCGCCCCAAGGACCTTGTGAGCGGCGATTTCCACTGGGTGCATCGTGTGGATGAGGACCGCTGCTTCGTAGCCGCCGCCGACTGCACCGGACATGGCTTGCCCGGCGCCATGCTCGCCACCATCTGCTGCTCCCTGCTGAACGAGATCGTGCCGCGCCACCACGACAAGGACCCCGCCGAACTGCTCAACATCCTAAACACCCGTCTGGTGACCACCCTGCATCAACAGGGCCGCAAACAGGGATCGGGCGACGGTATGGACATCGCCCTGTGCCGGGTGGACCGCCGCACCCGTGAGATCCTTTTCGCCGGAGCCTTCAGGCCGCTCTATTGGTCGCATGGAGGCCAGGTGACAGTGATCAACGGGGACCGCAAACCCATCGGGGGTGCGCACCACGATCTGGACCGCCGCTTCACCGTGCACCGGATCGCCTACAGTTCCGGCGATCGCATCTACCTGTTCAGCGATGGGTACGTGGACCAGTTCGGCGGACCCAATGGCAAGCGCTTCATGAGCGAACGCCTGAAAACGCTGCTGGACGAGCACCACCACCTGCCGCTGGACGAACAGGCGCGCGTGCTGGACCAGGCCTTTGACACCTGGCGTGGACGCACCGAACAGGTGGACGATGTGTGCATGCTCGGCCTGGCGGTATGA